In the genome of Thermosphaera aggregans DSM 11486, one region contains:
- a CDS encoding metal ABC transporter ATP-binding protein: MKILLENLTIIRGEKKIVENFTAEFNGPGLIQVIGPNGAGKTTLFLTILGLLKPAGGRILIDNKDVTGSTQKLKGMVAYLPQRFEIPRNLPLTVFEFMECCIRLNSKWPRILRRKLSYDNIVNALKLVGLEEQLWSSKISKLSGGQFQRLMIARTLILETSIVILDEPLSNIDPEGRKMMADLFGKISREKLLILSSHDPMLLMPYTSKILALGGGQAYYGAPQDVVTKGVLNKIYGECLIEVKDHIHIADWH, from the coding sequence ATGAAGATTTTGCTTGAAAACTTAACCATTATACGTGGAGAGAAAAAAATTGTAGAGAATTTCACAGCTGAATTTAACGGTCCCGGCTTGATCCAGGTTATTGGACCAAATGGCGCCGGCAAGACAACACTTTTCCTTACAATTCTCGGATTGTTGAAACCCGCTGGAGGCAGGATTCTAATAGATAATAAGGATGTGACTGGTTCAACCCAGAAATTGAAAGGAATGGTTGCATATCTTCCTCAAAGGTTTGAAATACCTAGAAATCTTCCTCTCACAGTCTTCGAGTTCATGGAGTGTTGTATTAGGCTGAATAGCAAATGGCCTCGGATATTACGGAGAAAACTCAGCTATGACAATATAGTGAATGCTTTAAAGCTCGTTGGGCTGGAAGAGCAGTTATGGAGTTCTAAGATTTCGAAGCTCTCTGGAGGCCAGTTTCAGCGATTAATGATAGCTCGTACGCTAATACTTGAAACTTCCATAGTAATTCTCGACGAGCCTCTTTCTAACATAGATCCGGAGGGAAGGAAAATGATGGCAGACCTTTTCGGTAAAATCTCCAGAGAGAAACTGTTAATTCTAAGCTCCCACGACCCTATGCTTCTCATGCCGTATACTTCGAAGATCTTAGCACTTGGCGGGGGACAAGCCTACTATGGAGCACCGCAAGATGTTGTTACGAAAGGAGTGTTGAATAAGATATACGGAGAATGCTTAATAGAGGTTAAAGACCACATACATATTGCTGACTGGCACTGA
- a CDS encoding (2Fe-2S)-binding protein gives MSFKVNLKINGKEYSIEVPAHERLIDTLRYRLGFTSVKEGCGRGECGTCIVLVNGLPRHSCLTLTATLDGAEVTTLEGLAPEGKLHAIQLAFIETRGVQCGFCTPGFIMMTKALLDTHPEPKQEQVKEWLSSVLCRCGSYHYYFAAAKLAAKYIKEGKIYFDEKQVREKYHLKVVGR, from the coding sequence ATGAGCTTTAAAGTTAACCTGAAGATAAACGGTAAGGAATACAGTATTGAAGTTCCAGCTCATGAGAGACTAATTGACACTCTCAGGTACAGGCTGGGATTCACCAGCGTTAAGGAGGGCTGTGGAAGAGGAGAATGCGGCACATGCATTGTTCTGGTTAATGGGCTACCCCGGCACTCATGTCTAACCCTGACAGCCACGCTTGATGGGGCCGAGGTAACTACCTTGGAAGGATTGGCCCCTGAAGGGAAACTACACGCTATTCAACTAGCATTCATAGAAACAAGAGGGGTTCAATGCGGGTTCTGCACCCCAGGATTCATAATGATGACGAAAGCCCTCCTAGATACTCATCCAGAGCCTAAGCAAGAACAAGTTAAGGAGTGGTTGAGCAGTGTACTATGCAGATGTGGCAGCTACCACTACTATTTCGCGGCTGCAAAGTTAGCGGCGAAATACATCAAGGAGGGGAAAATATACTTTGATGAGAAACAAGTCCGCGAGAAATACCATTTGAAAGTGGTGGGGAGGTGA
- a CDS encoding metal ABC transporter solute-binding protein, Zn/Mn family, whose translation MRKALLLFLILGLIWTPPYHSETQGLIIVTTFSSLVPDISLITCPGDFVKGLIPAGIDPHEYMLTPDDVSYLRMADVIVSTAHTHAELQIRELVNSGELNGHLVEVLSINGIRLLKNPNTGQPNYHSVLYDPLNYLSFTYNLTMLLSELNPSMRECYISKYLALYEIVLNTILVHRGKYETTAVADTPLSQYAVEWLGIKIVRLVEAEHDLEASSTDLLEVENLMRERAVGLAIVTYPPTKTSEYLEEQASLYGIPVLRIESPLTNNSFPSRLSMLLSQNITPLETTRTCEVKNGWNSITVTALSALAGVSGLVIGFSIRGRVRVKGK comes from the coding sequence TTGAGAAAAGCCCTGCTATTATTCCTCATTCTAGGATTGATTTGGACACCCCCGTATCACAGTGAAACACAAGGGTTAATCATTGTAACAACGTTTTCAAGCCTCGTCCCAGACATTTCTTTAATTACGTGTCCAGGCGATTTTGTCAAGGGCTTGATTCCAGCTGGAATTGATCCTCACGAGTACATGCTAACCCCTGATGACGTGAGTTATTTGAGGATGGCCGACGTAATTGTTTCAACCGCTCACACGCATGCTGAGTTACAAATCAGGGAGCTTGTGAACTCGGGAGAGCTTAATGGCCACCTTGTCGAAGTCTTAAGTATTAATGGAATCAGGTTGTTGAAGAATCCTAATACTGGACAACCAAACTATCACTCCGTACTCTACGACCCTTTAAACTACTTATCCTTCACATACAATCTCACAATGCTGCTCTCAGAGCTCAACCCCTCTATGCGGGAGTGCTATATAAGCAAGTATCTAGCCCTGTATGAAATAGTTTTAAACACTATACTGGTTCACAGAGGCAAATACGAAACAACGGCTGTTGCGGATACTCCACTATCCCAGTATGCTGTTGAATGGTTAGGAATCAAAATAGTCAGGCTTGTTGAAGCAGAACATGATCTGGAGGCCTCATCAACGGATCTCCTTGAAGTCGAAAATCTAATGAGGGAGCGCGCGGTTGGATTGGCGATTGTAACTTATCCGCCAACGAAAACGTCAGAGTACCTGGAGGAGCAAGCCTCACTATACGGGATTCCAGTTTTGAGAATAGAATCGCCGTTGACTAACAATTCTTTTCCCTCTCGACTGTCAATGCTCCTATCTCAAAACATCACGCCGTTAGAAACGACGAGGACGTGTGAAGTTAAAAATGGATGGAACAGTATTACAGTGACCGCGTTATCAGCACTCGCTGGTGTATCGGGATTAGTGATCGGGTTTTCAATACGGGGTCGTGTCAGGGTGAAAGGAAAGTGA
- a CDS encoding xanthine dehydrogenase family protein molybdopterin-binding subunit, which produces MSKPDYIEIVEEVFNKTRNKPTQEFKYLGKHIVRWDAISKVTGRPLFTADMINLFKNAVYVYSVRAKYAHAKIKKIDYSEALKYPGVLKVITAEDVPGINDVGYVLPDQPLLADRKVRYIGDTVALVVAESLENAREAGELVNVDYEPLPVYTDVLQVIDLNGLKEKEHVLIHDERGSDVLSRYKIRVGDVEKAFKEASVIVENEYRTPMQEHAYLEPEAAIAIPEPDGGVTIYAKTQCPFDTRRAVSNVLGLPFNMVRVIAPALGGGFGGAEDVGNEIAAKAALAALALKRTAVVLHTREESIIGHTKRHPMVAKYRHAASRDGTILAVDADIVLDTGAYASLGPFVGWRATVHSTGPYKVKNARVDLAVVYTNRIPAGAFRGFGNPQVTFAVERQMDLLAEELGMDPVEFRLKNILRNGDRTVHGQLLDHGVGLEEAIKRALEISGWHEKRKLYSAIKGPVRRGIGIALMYHGNSIGAEGADFSTVSLIIQRDGSIIFRTGLTDMGQGSLQGLVNIAAEILGVPPSYFKIELADTASTPDAGPTVASRSTAMGGNATLVAAYKIRQRLNKLAAEMLGCASPEDVVIEAPKVYCKGEPDHYITWKELVEQTFWKGIPIQEFGYYRAPPAEWHEETGTGQPYFTYTFGAVVSDVEVDVETGLTKVVEATVVYDIGRVVNRTGAEHHGVGGYIQGMGYALMEDTVHSENGHVYTTSFSTYHIPTGLDIPERIHVDFVEAGFIRGPFGAKGLGEPSIVAKAPSIVNAIGHALGSKQANRLLNRIPATPDFVREAVKKAGLSR; this is translated from the coding sequence ATGAGTAAGCCGGACTACATTGAAATCGTAGAGGAAGTATTCAATAAAACTAGGAATAAGCCGACCCAAGAGTTCAAGTACCTGGGCAAACACATTGTTAGATGGGATGCGATATCAAAAGTAACCGGTAGACCATTATTCACCGCCGACATGATAAACTTGTTCAAGAACGCCGTGTACGTCTACAGTGTCCGCGCTAAGTACGCTCATGCCAAGATAAAGAAAATAGATTATAGCGAGGCCTTAAAGTATCCTGGAGTTTTGAAGGTGATAACGGCTGAAGACGTGCCGGGGATTAACGACGTGGGGTACGTTCTACCAGACCAGCCTTTGCTAGCGGACAGGAAGGTAAGATATATCGGGGACACTGTAGCATTGGTCGTTGCGGAGTCTCTCGAAAACGCTAGGGAGGCTGGGGAACTGGTTAACGTTGACTACGAGCCTCTTCCTGTCTACACGGATGTGCTACAGGTAATTGATTTAAACGGGTTAAAGGAGAAAGAACACGTGCTAATCCATGATGAAAGAGGTAGCGATGTCCTCTCTCGGTATAAGATAAGGGTTGGTGATGTTGAGAAAGCATTCAAGGAAGCATCCGTGATTGTTGAAAACGAGTATAGAACACCCATGCAGGAGCACGCTTATCTTGAGCCGGAAGCGGCCATCGCTATTCCGGAACCAGACGGGGGCGTAACAATCTACGCTAAAACACAGTGCCCATTCGATACGAGAAGGGCTGTTTCAAACGTGCTAGGGCTCCCGTTCAACATGGTCAGGGTAATAGCTCCAGCACTAGGAGGAGGTTTCGGAGGAGCGGAAGATGTTGGAAACGAAATCGCCGCTAAAGCCGCATTAGCAGCTCTAGCATTGAAGAGAACCGCAGTAGTCCTCCACACTAGAGAGGAGTCGATAATAGGTCATACAAAGCGTCATCCAATGGTGGCTAAATACAGACATGCCGCCAGTAGAGACGGAACCATCTTAGCTGTCGACGCTGACATTGTGCTCGATACCGGAGCATACGCGAGTCTAGGGCCATTCGTGGGATGGAGAGCCACGGTTCACAGCACGGGGCCCTATAAGGTTAAAAACGCACGAGTCGACCTAGCCGTGGTATACACTAACAGAATCCCGGCCGGGGCTTTCAGAGGCTTCGGCAACCCGCAAGTCACTTTCGCTGTTGAAAGACAGATGGATTTGCTCGCCGAGGAGCTAGGAATGGACCCGGTTGAGTTCAGGCTTAAGAACATTCTAAGAAACGGTGATAGAACAGTTCACGGTCAATTATTAGATCATGGAGTAGGCTTAGAGGAGGCTATTAAGAGGGCTTTAGAGATAAGTGGCTGGCATGAGAAGAGAAAACTATACAGTGCGATTAAAGGCCCTGTGAGGAGAGGTATTGGAATAGCCTTAATGTATCATGGAAACAGCATTGGAGCAGAGGGGGCCGACTTCTCCACAGTCTCTCTCATAATACAGAGAGATGGGAGCATAATATTTAGGACCGGTTTAACCGATATGGGCCAGGGCTCCTTACAGGGATTGGTCAATATTGCTGCAGAGATACTTGGAGTCCCGCCAAGCTACTTCAAAATAGAGCTCGCAGATACTGCTTCAACCCCTGATGCTGGTCCAACAGTGGCTTCTAGATCGACCGCGATGGGTGGAAACGCTACTCTAGTAGCCGCCTACAAGATTAGGCAAAGATTAAACAAACTTGCCGCTGAAATGCTGGGGTGTGCGAGCCCCGAGGATGTCGTGATCGAAGCGCCAAAAGTGTATTGTAAGGGAGAACCAGATCACTATATAACCTGGAAGGAGCTCGTAGAGCAGACCTTCTGGAAGGGAATACCTATTCAAGAGTTCGGGTATTACAGAGCCCCACCTGCTGAATGGCACGAGGAAACCGGAACAGGGCAACCCTACTTCACATATACTTTCGGAGCTGTAGTAAGCGATGTAGAAGTAGATGTTGAGACAGGGTTGACCAAGGTGGTCGAGGCAACCGTTGTCTACGACATCGGTCGTGTCGTAAACAGGACTGGCGCCGAGCATCACGGAGTTGGAGGTTATATTCAAGGAATGGGCTACGCGCTCATGGAAGACACTGTTCACTCTGAAAACGGCCACGTTTACACCACCTCGTTCTCAACATACCATATCCCCACAGGTCTCGACATCCCAGAGAGGATACACGTGGACTTCGTCGAAGCAGGCTTTATAAGAGGGCCCTTTGGGGCTAAGGGATTGGGGGAACCATCCATAGTTGCAAAAGCTCCATCAATAGTAAACGCTATTGGACATGCGCTTGGAAGCAAGCAGGCTAATAGATTGTTGAACAGGATTCCGGCAACACCTGACTTTGTAAGGGAAGCGGTAAAGAAGGCGGGCTTGTCCCGTTAG